TAATCGAAGGAGATGAAACAGACACTGTCATTATTAAAAGGAGTATCGGTGCTCCGGCAAGGGCGATTAAAAACAGTTGGACAGATAAAATTTTAGAAACTGAGCAAAAATCGCCTACATATGAAGCATTAAAAGATTTAATCAGTGGAAAGGCAAATAAACGTTACATCCATGAGGGCTTAGAAGATGAAGGCTTTGCATGGGCTGGACAAATCATCGGCCGCATTCATGATTCACCGCCGGTTTCAGAATTGATTGAACGAACGATTTCCGAAGCAGAAGCAATGTATAATAAACTTAAATAGTATGCAAAGAACTCCTGGCATTTGAAGGAGTTCTTCTTTTACAGCATTTGATTCAGCCGGTGCGTTGGAGTGAAGATTGCTTATTTGACATAATTCCTTTTTTATTGGAGAAAATAATGGCAACAAGCTTTAGCGAAGAGTAAAGGAAATGAAAAGGATGAAAAAAATGCTGTATACCATTATCATCGCCTTTTTTTTTATTATAGGGATTTTAAGTATATTTTTAATTAAAAGTTTTAAACCCGATGTGCAGTCATTGGGTGGCAAACAAATGACTCATTCAGCCAAACCCGTTGTCCTTCTCATCATAGATTCATTAATGGACAAACCTCTTCAGAAAGCGATTGAAGAAGGACGGGCGCCGGCCTTTCAATTTTTGATAGATAATGGGTACTATGATTCGAATATGATAAGCAGTTATCCGACCATGTCTGTCACAATAGATAGCACGTTATTGACTGGAACGTATTCAGATAAACATCGGGTGCCTGCACTCGTTTGGTATAACGAGAAAGAAAAACGCCTTGTAAGTTATGGAAGTGCAAAAGAGGAAATTTTAAAACTAGGTGTAAAAAATATACTTGAAGATAGCATTGTCAATTTAAATGCTCATCATTTAAGCCGTGATGTGAATACCATCCATGAAGCAGCGGCTTCCAAAGGTTTACAAAGTGCATCAATCAATGCGCTTCTCTATCGCGGAACTGAAAAAAAAACGTTGCGGCTGCCTACTATCATGGCGAAATTGAACGTAGCGCCAAAAAAACTACAAGTTGAAACACCAACGCTGTTTTCCTATGGTGCGCTCGCACAGTTCAACCCGAAAAATAACAAAAACAATAATATATGGGATGGTTTTGGTTTTAATGATAAATTTTCAGCGCAAGAGCTAAAATATTTCATTCAGCATGAAACGGTTCCAGCATTTACAATCGCTTATTTTTCGGATCTTGACAAAATGGTTCATAAAAAAGGACCGGTTAACCATCTCAAAGGTATCGAAGATGCAGATAAACAGCTTCAGGAAATATTCAATTCTTTCGACTCATGGGAAGAGGCGGTAAAAGAAGTTGTTTGGATCGTAATGGGAGATAGTGGACAAGCAGAAATTGGCAAAGATAAAAAAGAATCGTTGATTGACTTAAAGTCCAAGTTGGGCATGTATAAAATACACAAAATCACTGAGTCTGTTAAACAAGAGGATCAGCTCGTATTGGCTGTAAACGAAAGAATGGCGTTCATTTATAGTCTGGATGAGCAAGTGACGCTTGAAGATATCGTGAACAAATTCAAGGACGATCATCGGCTCAATTTTATTGCTTGGAAAAGTGGCTCCAACGTGAATGTAGTGGCCAATGGGAAAAAGATGAACTTTCATCTAGGTGGCGATTTCAAAGATGAATATCACCAATCCTGGTCGCTTGAAGGTGATCTGTCTGCTTTAGATCTTACGTTGAAAAACAAACAAATTTTCTTTGGAAAATATCCAGACGCGTTAGCCCGTTTACACAGTTCATTACATTCACACTCCGGCAATTATATTATTGTTGATGCAAAACCGGGCTTTGAATTTGTTGGTGAAGGGACACCTGTCCACTTGGGGGGAGGATCACATGGCTCAATACACGAGAAAGATTCAATCGTCCCATTGATTGTAGCAGGCACTGATAAGAGGCCGGCACATTCGCGAATTGTCGATCTTTATCCATGGATTTTACAATTAATGCACCAATGAGACTGCTGCTGTTAAAGGCAAGAGGTGAAAGGCCATTGCATTGGCTTTAACATTTTGGGTTCTTTCGCCCGGAGGTTGCGGCCGGTTAACGTAAATTTAAAAAAGCTACCTGATGCCAAAATGGTCAAAAGGTAGCCAATATTGAATGTTACTGTAACTGTTGCTGTTGTTTGTTATTATTCGCTTGCTGTGTATTTGTTCCTTGCATGCTTTGTGGTGATTGTCCACCCATACTCGCAACAAAAGGAACCATTTGCTGCATCGTCTGCCCCATGCTTTTTCCGTTTTTCGTCATGCTGTAAAATGTAGCTGCTCCAACTCCTACAGAAGCAATCAAAGGGATCCAAATCTTTTGCTGTTGCAAAATCATTCACCACCTTCAAATGTACTTTATTACACTTATATTTTTTCTTAATGTGACTGGAAAAATGTCTGTGAACAAATACCATGTTTAAATGCTGTATTTTTCCTAAGAGGAAACTATTCGTTTATCGACAATTTATATAAAGGCATAAGTGCTTCAAAAGTGTTCTTTGCAAAATGTAAAAACGCTTGTCCATCTTTCAAAAGCGGATCTTCTGCTGCTACATGTTGTCCGATTAAAAATTCGGCCTTTTTCACGTCTCTAAAACGTTCAAGGGCTTTCGTTAAGTCAATCTCCCCCAGGGTAGAAGCGTCTTTTTTCGTATGATCGTGAGAGATAACAAAGTTTTTTGGAATTTTTGTTTGTATGTCATCAATATGCTGTAGAAAGGTGTGTCCGATTTCCTTTTTGTTCGGCAGTTCATAAATGTACGCCAACCATATAAAAACATGGTCGTCAAATAAACCGACTTGAAAATGTGGATGTTTTTTGTAGCCCCGTTTATTTGCGGAAATTGCCAACCAAGTATCATTTGGCGGGTTTTTTGTTCTTCTTGCGTGTTTTGCAATGTGCAAAAACATTTCATCCCCTGCTAATGCGGATATATCTTCTGTTAATGTTTTGCCGATAAGTTGAAATTTTGGCTGGATTCGCTCTTGGATTGCTTCCATCCGGTCTTCAAGTCCTTCAATTGTAAAGGTGTCAAAATCTTTTTTTGTAAATCCCTCAAACTTATCCACGTTTTTCCTCCTCATCAAAAATTTAACGGTAAATTGGTTTGAAATTCATGAAATGTGGGAAGATCTTAATAAAAGTAATTCGAATGATTTTAATCTTGCAACGCATTTAATAGCATTTTACCTATTAATAATTCAAAACACAAAGGGGTGTGAATTATTATGAAGCAAGTAATACAAACATTAAGAAGAAAAGACGCAGAAGAGCGCCTTCCTGTATTGCATTTAGAATTGAATTATGAATTGGCAACGCTTTATGATGCAATGGTTGAAAATGATGAAGCTAAAATTAATGAATCGAAAGAGAAGCTTGAATCCCTTCGGCGCGAGCTCATTCGGTTGGAAGTATAGTATGAACAAAGACGCTGATGCGTCCTTGTTCGGAAGTCTGAGGTCGGAAGCCGGATTGGTTTAAATTGGCGAATTGCCAATTTATACTTTTATGATCATTAAAAATAAGCGAACCATAGGTTCGTTATTTTTTTGTTCATTTTTTTACAATGTGGCATAATAAGAAAAAATGACTATACATTTTTTTCTTGGAAAGTTAGAAATTAGAAGTTGGATTAGGGGAAACAATCGAGAATGATCGATTCCAATATAAATGTTAAAGGGGCTATTTGTAAATGCTTGATGAACATTGGAGGCAGCTTTTTGGTCATGCAGAAGAGTGGATAAAAGAAGCGGGCAAGCTCATAAAGCAATCGTTTCAAAATGAAATTACAATTCAATTTAAAACGAATTTCTCAGATCTTGTAACAAATATAGATAAACAAGTGGAACAATTTTTAACTTCAAATATTCATAAGGCTTATCCAGATCATCGGGTGCTGGGTGAAGAAGGCTTCGGAGACTTCATCGAGTCATCGGAAGGGACGGTATGGATTATTGATCCGATTGACGGGACAACAAATTTTGTAAACCAGCAGCGCCATTTTGCGATCTCAGTTGCGATCTACCATCATGGTGCCGGAAAAATTGGAATGATCTATGATGTCGTTGCAGATGAGTTCTATCATTGTTTAAAGGGAGAGGGAGCTTATTTAAACGGCGTAAAATTGCCCCAACTAAAAGAAAAAAAGCTGTCACAATCACTCATAGGCCTTAATGCGACTTGGGTGACAAAAAATAGAAGAATTGATCCGGCAGTGTTGGCTCCGCTTGTGAACGCAGCCAGAGGGATACGTTCATATGGCTCAGCCGCGATTGAAATTGCTTATGTGGCATCAGGAAGGCTTGATGGCTATATCTCAATGCGGCTTTCCCCGTGGGACTTTGCAGCAGGGATGCTGCTGATCGATGAAGTTGGCGGGAAAATAACGAGGATTAATGGAGAGTCGATTAATTTATTTGAGCAAAATTCTGTTTTTGTCGCAAATCCATTTATCCATGAAGAAATATTACATAACTTTATTTTGCCTAAATTCGATAAAAAATAAGAATAAAAGAGAACAATAAGGAATACGAAATGCAAACTTATTTCGTATTCCATTTTCTTTTAAGCCGAAATCCGTAACCCATGAATCCAAAGGCTATAATTAAAGAAAGCAACGCATATAAAAGCAAGTTTTCCGCAAGTAATACACCAACCAAAAGAATAAAAAAAACAACGATGAATGAAAGCAGCAGGAAAATAATATTTTGCTTAACCAACTGAATTAGCCTCCGTATTTCTAAAATTATTTAAAAAAAGTGTATCACAAATTACGTTGTTTGTCGTGCTTATGGTATAATAATTTAGTTATCCCGCAATCTGGAAGGAATGGAGAAAAATATAGATGATGAATATAAGAGAAGATTTACGTAATATTGCGATCATTGCCCACGTCGATCACGGCAAAACGACATTGGTTGACCAGTTGCTTAAGCAATCAGGAACTTTTCGAGAAAATGAAGATGTCGCAGAGCGAGTGATGGATTCAAACGATTTGGAGCGTGAGCGCGGCATAACCATTTTGGCAAAAAATACGGCGATTCAATACAAAGATAAAAAAATAAATATTATGGATACACCCGGCCACGCCGACTTCGGAGGCGAAGTAGAGCGCATTATGAAAATGGTTGACGGTGTGTTGCTTATTGTTGATGCTTATGAAGGCTGTATGCCGCAAACAAGATTTGTTTTAAAGAAAGCATTGGAACAAAAGCTTATCCCTATTGTCGTTGTCAACAAGATTGACCGGCCGTTTACACGACCGGCTGAAGTGGTGGACGAAGTCCTTGATCTATTCATTGATCTTGGCGCAGAAGAGGAACAATTGGATTTTCCGGTTATTTATGCCTCTGGGATAAATGGAACAGCAAGCTTAGATCCGGATCCGGACAAGCAGGAAGATTCGCTTACCATTCTCTTTGAAACAATCATTGAGAAAATTCCAGCCCCTGTCGAGAACAGTGATGAGCCGCTTCAATTCCAAGTAACAATGCTTGACTATAACGATTACCTAGGCAGAATAGGAATTGGAAGAGTCTTCAGAGGAAAGATATCGGTTGGCCAACAAGTCGCTTTAATGAAATTGGACGGAACGGCAAAGCAATTCCGTGTAACGAAGCTTTTTGGCTTTCATGGGTTAAAAAGAATGGAGATTAACGAAGCGAAAGCCGGTGATCTTATTGCGGTTTCCGGCATGGAAGAAATCAATGTCGGGGAAACCGTTTGCCCGATTGACAACAAAGATCCACTCCCGCCGCTCAGAATTGATGAACCGACATTGCAAATGACTTTTTTAGTCAAT
The sequence above is a segment of the Pueribacillus theae genome. Coding sequences within it:
- a CDS encoding alkaline phosphatase family protein; this translates as MKRMKKMLYTIIIAFFFIIGILSIFLIKSFKPDVQSLGGKQMTHSAKPVVLLIIDSLMDKPLQKAIEEGRAPAFQFLIDNGYYDSNMISSYPTMSVTIDSTLLTGTYSDKHRVPALVWYNEKEKRLVSYGSAKEEILKLGVKNILEDSIVNLNAHHLSRDVNTIHEAAASKGLQSASINALLYRGTEKKTLRLPTIMAKLNVAPKKLQVETPTLFSYGALAQFNPKNNKNNNIWDGFGFNDKFSAQELKYFIQHETVPAFTIAYFSDLDKMVHKKGPVNHLKGIEDADKQLQEIFNSFDSWEEAVKEVVWIVMGDSGQAEIGKDKKESLIDLKSKLGMYKIHKITESVKQEDQLVLAVNERMAFIYSLDEQVTLEDIVNKFKDDHRLNFIAWKSGSNVNVVANGKKMNFHLGGDFKDEYHQSWSLEGDLSALDLTLKNKQIFFGKYPDALARLHSSLHSHSGNYIIVDAKPGFEFVGEGTPVHLGGGSHGSIHEKDSIVPLIVAGTDKRPAHSRIVDLYPWILQLMHQ
- a CDS encoding YktB family protein, translating into MDKFEGFTKKDFDTFTIEGLEDRMEAIQERIQPKFQLIGKTLTEDISALAGDEMFLHIAKHARRTKNPPNDTWLAISANKRGYKKHPHFQVGLFDDHVFIWLAYIYELPNKKEIGHTFLQHIDDIQTKIPKNFVISHDHTKKDASTLGEIDLTKALERFRDVKKAEFLIGQHVAAEDPLLKDGQAFLHFAKNTFEALMPLYKLSINE
- a CDS encoding inositol monophosphatase family protein: MLDEHWRQLFGHAEEWIKEAGKLIKQSFQNEITIQFKTNFSDLVTNIDKQVEQFLTSNIHKAYPDHRVLGEEGFGDFIESSEGTVWIIDPIDGTTNFVNQQRHFAISVAIYHHGAGKIGMIYDVVADEFYHCLKGEGAYLNGVKLPQLKEKKLSQSLIGLNATWVTKNRRIDPAVLAPLVNAARGIRSYGSAAIEIAYVASGRLDGYISMRLSPWDFAAGMLLIDEVGGKITRINGESINLFEQNSVFVANPFIHEEILHNFILPKFDKK
- a CDS encoding DUF5325 family protein — its product is MVKQNIIFLLLSFIVVFFILLVGVLLAENLLLYALLSLIIAFGFMGYGFRLKRKWNTK
- the typA gene encoding translational GTPase TypA; the protein is MMNIREDLRNIAIIAHVDHGKTTLVDQLLKQSGTFRENEDVAERVMDSNDLERERGITILAKNTAIQYKDKKINIMDTPGHADFGGEVERIMKMVDGVLLIVDAYEGCMPQTRFVLKKALEQKLIPIVVVNKIDRPFTRPAEVVDEVLDLFIDLGAEEEQLDFPVIYASGINGTASLDPDPDKQEDSLTILFETIIEKIPAPVENSDEPLQFQVTMLDYNDYLGRIGIGRVFRGKISVGQQVALMKLDGTAKQFRVTKLFGFHGLKRMEINEAKAGDLIAVSGMEEINVGETVCPIDNKDPLPPLRIDEPTLQMTFLVNNSPFAGREGKFITSRKIEERLRAELETDVSLKVENTESPEAWIVSGRGELHLSILIENMRREGYELQVSKPEVIIREIDGVPCEPIERVQIDVPEEYTGAIMEALGERKGEMQDMVNNGSGQVRLEFLVPARGMIGYATEFMTQTRGYGILNHSFDSYQPVIHGEVGGRRQGVLVSQETGKATQYSIIQLEDRGTIFVEPGTEVYEGMIIGEHNRENDLTVNIVKMKQMTNMRSSTKDHTVTMKKPKIMTLEESLEYLNDDEYCEVTPKSIRLRKKILNKSEREKMEKRKKN